Proteins found in one Dehalococcoidales bacterium genomic segment:
- a CDS encoding UxaA family hydrolase, producing the protein MEFMGYRRENGKVGIRNHVLVVSSVSCANGVVEAIGRALPDVVTVVHGYGCGYGCIEDVIVSGRVLSRLADNPNVGAVLFIGLGCEVLSPDRLVGEVKGKPVEVLVVQKDGGSAATTAKGIQIAARFLAELKVQERVPASVSELVVALECGGSDAFSGITANPAVGVAADRLVAEEATAILSETTEMIGTAHILKRRGATIEVGEQVERLVNEHEKKVREELGDRAGMVIAPGNIEGGLSSITEKSLGCITKAGSTPINEVVGYAERPTKQGLVIMDTPGYDIDSMAGMVGGGAQMIIFTTGRGSVAGFPAVPVIKVASNAEMFRNMPGDMDVNAGTIADGDKTLDEVGQEIFDLVLRVAGGQQTCAEVNRSQPFNYLKQGPTF; encoded by the coding sequence ATGGAGTTCATGGGGTACAGACGTGAAAATGGCAAGGTGGGTATACGCAACCATGTGCTGGTTGTTTCTTCGGTAAGTTGCGCCAACGGAGTTGTCGAGGCTATCGGCCGTGCCCTGCCTGACGTGGTGACCGTTGTCCATGGCTATGGCTGTGGCTATGGGTGCATAGAGGATGTCATCGTCAGCGGGCGCGTTCTCTCCAGGCTGGCAGACAATCCTAATGTCGGTGCCGTACTCTTCATTGGACTGGGCTGTGAGGTATTGAGCCCCGATAGGCTGGTCGGGGAGGTCAAGGGAAAGCCGGTTGAGGTACTCGTGGTACAGAAGGATGGTGGCAGCGCCGCTACTACCGCTAAGGGAATTCAGATTGCGGCACGATTTTTGGCAGAACTGAAGGTACAGGAACGGGTACCTGCATCGGTGAGTGAACTGGTCGTGGCATTGGAATGCGGCGGGTCGGACGCCTTTTCCGGGATAACAGCCAATCCGGCGGTCGGGGTAGCAGCCGACCGGCTGGTGGCAGAGGAGGCAACGGCCATTCTCAGTGAGACCACCGAGATGATTGGTACGGCGCACATCCTGAAGCGTCGCGGAGCCACTATAGAGGTAGGAGAGCAGGTAGAGCGGCTGGTCAACGAGCATGAGAAGAAAGTCCGTGAAGAGCTCGGAGATAGGGCGGGCATGGTGATTGCGCCCGGCAATATCGAAGGCGGTCTTTCATCGATAACGGAGAAATCCCTCGGGTGCATCACCAAGGCTGGAAGCACCCCGATAAACGAGGTGGTCGGCTATGCCGAACGCCCCACTAAACAGGGCCTGGTAATCATGGATACGCCGGGCTATGATATCGATTCCATGGCCGGTATGGTTGGCGGGGGAGCACAGATGATAATCTTCACCACGGGCAGGGGTTCGGTGGCCGGTTTCCCGGCAGTTCCGGTAATCAAGGTAGCCAGCAACGCCGAGATGTTCCGGAATATGCCCGGCGATATGGATGTCAATGCCGGGACAATAGCCGACGGCGACAAGACGCTCGATGAGGTGGGGCAGGAAATTTTCGACCTGGTGCTCCGTGTTGCCGGCGGTCAACAGACCTGTGCCGAAGTGAACCGGTCACAGCCATTCAACTACCTGAAGCAAGGCCCGACCTTTTAG
- the recA gene encoding recombinase RecA, producing MTTEKEKALELAIGQIEKRFGKGSIMKLGESAAMTPAEVIPSGSLTLDLAMGLGGIPKGRIVEIFGPEASGKTTLGLHIIAEAQKRGGIAAYIDVEHALDPVYSGRIGVNVEEMLISQPDTGEQALEITEALVRSTAVDVIVIDSVAALVPRAEIEGEMGDTQVALQARLMSQALRKLAAAIGKSGCAVIFINQLREKVGVFFGNPEITPGGRALKFYSSIRIELRRIETLKQGDRAIGNRVRARIVKNKVAPPFRTALFDIMFDHGISREADIIDLGVELGLVKKAGAFFSWGDTRLGQGRENAKQFLYQNPELTQEIEQQVRASAISTPQPVVVNQ from the coding sequence ATGACTACGGAGAAGGAAAAAGCACTGGAGCTAGCCATCGGCCAGATCGAGAAGCGTTTTGGCAAAGGCTCAATCATGAAGCTCGGAGAATCGGCTGCGATGACACCGGCCGAAGTGATTCCGAGTGGCTCACTCACACTGGACCTGGCTATGGGGCTGGGGGGTATTCCCAAAGGGCGGATTGTCGAGATATTCGGCCCTGAGGCGTCCGGGAAGACCACCCTGGGTCTGCACATCATCGCCGAAGCTCAGAAGCGTGGCGGAATTGCCGCCTACATAGATGTCGAGCATGCCCTGGACCCCGTGTATTCCGGCCGTATCGGGGTAAATGTCGAGGAAATGCTCATCTCCCAGCCGGACACCGGCGAGCAGGCCCTGGAGATAACCGAGGCACTGGTCAGGAGCACAGCGGTCGACGTGATAGTCATAGACAGCGTTGCTGCCCTGGTGCCCCGGGCTGAAATCGAGGGGGAGATGGGGGATACCCAGGTAGCTCTGCAGGCTCGCCTGATGTCGCAGGCCCTGCGAAAGCTGGCGGCGGCTATCGGCAAGTCCGGGTGCGCGGTGATATTCATCAATCAGCTAAGGGAGAAGGTCGGCGTCTTCTTCGGAAATCCTGAAATCACACCGGGTGGTAGAGCCCTGAAGTTCTACAGTTCAATCAGGATCGAACTGCGGCGGATAGAAACTCTCAAGCAGGGAGACAGGGCTATCGGCAACCGTGTTCGCGCCAGAATAGTGAAAAACAAGGTTGCTCCCCCATTCCGAACCGCCTTGTTTGATATCATGTTCGACCACGGGATAAGCCGGGAAGCCGATATTATCGACCTTGGTGTTGAGCTGGGGCTAGTGAAAAAAGCCGGTGCCTTCTTCTCCTGGGGTGATACTCGTCTCGGGCAAGGTAGAGAGAATGCCAAGCAATTCCTCTACCAGAATCCAGAGCTCACCCAGGAGATTGAGCAGCAGGTCAGAGCCTCAGCTATCAGTACACCTCAACCTGTGGTCGTGAACCAGTAA
- a CDS encoding RecX family transcriptional regulator yields MSRITAVRTGRKTGKRVNIFLDSRFAFSLEAEVVVKQGLRVGQELSEDQVAALARTERHDRCLSAATRFLTYRPRSESELRERLYKRGFSEDGIEVAITRLKNQGLVDDIAFARFWKENRDSFSPRSQWLTGLELKKKGVSADVINEVVRDTDDGDSAYRAALDKAHHLPLSDYEIFRRRLGEFLKRRGFSYDVISRTVRRLWQELKTEGQAEA; encoded by the coding sequence ATGAGCAGGATAACGGCCGTCCGCACCGGAAGGAAGACCGGGAAACGGGTGAACATATTTCTCGATAGCCGGTTCGCCTTCAGCCTGGAAGCTGAGGTGGTAGTCAAGCAGGGATTGCGAGTCGGCCAGGAGCTATCCGAAGACCAGGTGGCGGCACTTGCCAGGACCGAACGCCATGACCGTTGTCTCAGTGCTGCCACTCGCTTCCTCACGTACCGGCCACGCAGCGAGTCCGAGCTCAGAGAACGGCTCTACAAGCGAGGTTTTAGCGAAGACGGTATCGAGGTTGCGATAACCCGTCTGAAAAACCAGGGATTAGTGGATGATATTGCCTTTGCCCGGTTCTGGAAGGAGAATCGGGATTCATTCAGCCCCCGTAGCCAGTGGCTCACCGGACTGGAGCTAAAAAAGAAAGGGGTATCCGCCGACGTCATTAACGAGGTCGTTAGAGATACCGATGACGGCGATAGTGCCTACCGGGCGGCTCTGGATAAGGCACATCATCTTCCATTATCAGACTATGAGATATTTCGACGGCGATTGGGTGAGTTCCTCAAGCGCCGCGGGTTTAGCTACGACGTGATAAGTCGCACCGTGAGGCGACTCTGGCAAGAACTCAAAACAGAGGGGCAGGCGGAAGCCTGA
- the rny gene encoding ribonuclease Y, translating to MEITVYVSSFIIGIVLGGAVVFFFRRMAVNRLIRAAERKAARMMVETRTEAKEVSEKAREDAEKVKTSAETEHRERRAELQRQENRLQSKTENTDRRQEALVQREKTLANREKSLETTRAQLDEAKDKQVKQLELISGMSSAEAKNTLLERMDTEIQEEASRRLHEWETKLKADADLKAQEILAQVIQRSASEIVSETTVVSVPLPSDEMKGRLIGREGRNIRALEQATGVDLIVDDTPEAVTLSSFDPVRREVARNALTKLILDGRIHPARIEEVVKKAEEETEAEIISAGEKAAYDVSVHGLRPELIKLLGRLKYRTSYGQNVLRHSIEVAYLSEMIASELGANTTIAKKAGLLHDIGKAVDREVEGTHAAIGADLVRQWEKSPEVVDGIAQHHFETGDVGFWGFVVAAADAVSSARPGARRESMENYLKRLNALEDIANSFSGVDRSYAIQAGREIRILVKPEEIDDLGGMRLARDIVRKIEEGLDYPGQIKVTVLRETRAVDFAK from the coding sequence ATGGAAATAACCGTCTATGTTTCCAGTTTTATCATAGGCATAGTCCTTGGTGGTGCGGTTGTCTTCTTCTTCCGGCGGATGGCGGTCAACCGTCTCATCCGGGCGGCCGAGCGTAAGGCGGCCAGAATGATGGTGGAAACCAGGACAGAGGCCAAAGAAGTGTCTGAAAAAGCCCGGGAAGACGCCGAGAAGGTGAAAACATCTGCCGAGACGGAACATCGGGAGCGACGGGCTGAACTGCAGCGCCAGGAGAACCGCCTGCAGTCCAAGACGGAGAACACGGACCGTAGGCAAGAAGCTCTGGTTCAACGCGAGAAAACCCTGGCTAACCGGGAGAAGTCGCTGGAGACCACACGAGCCCAGCTTGATGAGGCCAAGGATAAGCAGGTCAAGCAGCTCGAGCTCATCTCCGGGATGTCCAGCGCAGAAGCCAAGAATACCCTGCTGGAGAGAATGGATACTGAGATACAGGAGGAAGCGTCACGGCGCCTCCACGAGTGGGAGACCAAACTGAAGGCTGACGCCGACCTCAAAGCCCAGGAGATACTGGCCCAGGTCATACAGCGCAGTGCTTCCGAGATAGTCTCCGAGACTACCGTGGTCAGTGTTCCGCTACCCAGTGACGAGATGAAAGGTCGCCTCATCGGGCGGGAGGGACGCAACATCAGGGCCCTGGAGCAGGCTACCGGAGTTGACCTGATTGTTGATGACACGCCGGAAGCGGTGACCCTGTCCAGCTTTGACCCGGTGCGCAGAGAGGTCGCCCGCAACGCCCTCACCAAGCTCATTCTTGACGGACGTATTCATCCCGCCCGCATCGAAGAGGTGGTCAAGAAGGCAGAGGAGGAGACCGAGGCTGAAATCATCAGTGCCGGTGAAAAGGCAGCCTACGATGTAAGCGTACACGGTCTCCGCCCCGAACTCATCAAGCTACTCGGTCGCCTCAAGTACCGTACCAGCTACGGCCAGAACGTACTGAGGCATAGCATAGAGGTTGCCTATCTCTCTGAGATGATTGCCTCGGAGCTTGGTGCCAACACCACCATTGCCAAAAAGGCCGGACTGCTCCATGATATCGGCAAGGCAGTCGACCGCGAGGTAGAGGGTACTCACGCCGCTATCGGGGCAGACCTGGTCAGGCAGTGGGAGAAATCCCCCGAAGTGGTCGATGGTATCGCACAGCACCACTTCGAGACCGGAGACGTCGGCTTCTGGGGCTTCGTGGTCGCCGCGGCCGATGCCGTCAGTAGTGCCCGGCCAGGCGCCCGACGGGAATCGATGGAGAACTACCTCAAGAGGCTGAATGCGCTTGAGGATATCGCCAACAGCTTTTCCGGCGTGGACAGGTCCTATGCCATCCAGGCGGGCCGGGAGATTCGTATCCTCGTCAAGCCGGAGGAAATCGACGACCTGGGCGGAATGAGGCTTGCCAGGGACATTGTCAGGAAGATAGAGGAGGGACTGGACTACCCCGGGCAGATAAAGGTCACCGTGCTTCGGGAGACCCGCGCCGTGGACTTTGCCAAGTAG
- a CDS encoding TIGR00282 family metallophosphoesterase translates to MIILAVGDVIGKPGRQACARLLPELREKYNLDLVIVNAENVAGGIGVTPGTAEELLDTGADVLTSGNHVWNHKEILPCLEGDMPILRPLNYPPGVPGRGYVIVGRALVVNLIGRTFMNAYDCPFRAMDRLLDELEDRPSAIIVDFHAEATSEKMAMGRYLDGRVSAVLGTHTHVGTIDTQILPEGTAYVTDIGMVGPENSVIGDDIDAVLKRFLTMLPNRLSVGKGRTVFNAVLVKTDDTTGRAVSIDRVTREVD, encoded by the coding sequence ATGATAATACTTGCTGTTGGTGATGTGATTGGTAAACCAGGCAGACAGGCGTGTGCCCGGCTCCTGCCCGAACTGCGGGAGAAGTACAACCTGGACCTGGTTATCGTCAATGCCGAGAATGTTGCCGGAGGTATCGGCGTAACCCCGGGTACCGCCGAGGAGTTGCTGGACACCGGAGCTGACGTATTGACCTCGGGCAACCATGTCTGGAATCACAAGGAGATTCTCCCCTGCCTTGAGGGTGACATGCCAATCCTGCGCCCACTGAACTACCCGCCGGGCGTACCGGGCAGGGGCTACGTTATTGTTGGCCGAGCCCTGGTGGTGAATCTCATCGGCAGGACTTTCATGAACGCTTACGACTGCCCTTTCCGAGCTATGGACCGGCTCCTCGACGAGCTTGAGGACAGGCCGTCAGCCATCATTGTCGATTTCCATGCCGAGGCGACCTCAGAAAAGATGGCCATGGGGCGCTACCTGGACGGCCGGGTCAGCGCCGTACTAGGTACCCATACCCACGTCGGTACTATCGACACCCAGATACTGCCCGAGGGCACCGCCTATGTCACTGATATCGGCATGGTCGGTCCCGAAAATTCGGTAATCGGCGATGATATCGATGCGGTGCTGAAGCGGTTCCTGACAATGCTGCCCAACCGCCTGTCGGTGGGAAAGGGCAGGACGGTTTTTAACGCAGTCCTGGTGAAGACGGACGACACCACCGGCAGGGCAGTCAGTATTGACCGTGTTACGCGTGAGGTGGACTAG
- a CDS encoding PHP domain-containing protein, which yields MPGIDLHIHTSASDGRFSPAEIVSRSAAAGLAVIAITDHDTVDGIAPALQAARTFPSLRVIPGVEISTDIPAGQAHILGYFLDYNDHELQIALEKMRNSRWERARKMVARLEDLGCRIEWERVREIAGAASVGRPHIAQALMEKDYVESFKDAFTRYISQDGPAYVERDKMTPVQAAELILQAKGLPVLAHPLTVPDPEAMVIELKAAGLTGIEVYYKDYSRDDINRLLRLSDRYGLVNTGGTDYHGLEPETDIDIGGVDVPAECVEQLLTLAQQRELKPANP from the coding sequence TTGCCCGGGATAGACCTGCACATACATACCAGCGCCTCTGATGGCCGGTTCAGCCCCGCCGAAATCGTCTCCCGGTCAGCCGCCGCGGGACTGGCGGTTATCGCCATCACAGACCACGACACGGTTGACGGGATTGCTCCTGCTCTGCAGGCTGCCCGCACCTTTCCATCGCTGAGAGTCATCCCCGGTGTTGAAATCAGCACCGACATCCCGGCAGGTCAGGCCCATATCCTTGGCTATTTCTTGGACTACAATGACCATGAACTGCAGATAGCCCTGGAGAAGATGCGTAATTCCCGCTGGGAACGTGCCCGTAAGATGGTAGCCAGGCTGGAAGACCTGGGTTGTCGGATTGAATGGGAACGCGTCCGGGAGATAGCCGGTGCAGCCTCCGTGGGCCGTCCCCACATCGCCCAGGCCCTGATGGAGAAGGATTATGTAGAGTCCTTTAAGGATGCCTTTACCCGGTACATTAGCCAGGATGGACCGGCCTATGTAGAGCGGGATAAAATGACGCCTGTCCAGGCAGCGGAGCTGATTTTACAGGCGAAGGGCCTGCCGGTACTGGCGCACCCGCTGACGGTCCCTGACCCGGAGGCGATGGTTATTGAGCTGAAGGCTGCCGGATTGACAGGTATTGAAGTATACTATAAAGACTATTCCAGGGATGATATTAACCGCCTGCTTCGCCTCTCGGACCGGTACGGGCTTGTCAACACCGGCGGTACGGACTATCATGGTCTTGAACCGGAAACCGATATCGACATTGGCGGCGTTGATGTTCCCGCAGAGTGTGTGGAACAGCTTCTTACGCTGGCACAGCAGCGTGAGTTGAAGCCGGCCAACCCGTAG
- a CDS encoding glycerol-3-phosphate acyltransferase: protein MVSQLILLMIGAYLLGSVPSAYLALKWSRGVDIRQQGTGNVGASNVLSTGSKWLVVPVALFDIGKGVLSVWAAHLLDMGTAQQITVGICAIIGHNWPVFLHFRGGRGVLASLGVITMMSPKLGLIALVMSYLLAPFRQVALGVFLALAALPLFAWFLSQPLDIADRLPVTLGFVVIALIGYSKRLLAPRTPLSRSMPLGKLLLNRLLFDRDIADRKAWINRLRPEEDLPDQVIEQREEQS, encoded by the coding sequence ATGGTTTCCCAGCTCATCCTTTTGATGATAGGTGCCTATCTTCTGGGTTCGGTGCCATCCGCTTACCTTGCCCTGAAATGGTCCCGCGGGGTTGACATCCGGCAGCAGGGTACCGGTAATGTCGGAGCGTCCAACGTCCTTAGTACCGGGTCGAAATGGCTGGTTGTGCCGGTGGCGCTCTTCGATATCGGCAAGGGAGTCCTCTCCGTCTGGGCGGCCCATCTCCTGGATATGGGTACGGCACAGCAGATAACCGTGGGTATTTGCGCTATCATCGGCCACAACTGGCCGGTATTCCTGCACTTTCGCGGTGGACGCGGCGTCCTTGCCTCACTGGGTGTTATTACGATGATGTCACCCAAGCTGGGACTGATAGCCCTGGTAATGTCCTACCTTCTGGCCCCATTTCGTCAGGTGGCTCTGGGGGTTTTCCTCGCACTGGCGGCACTGCCGCTCTTTGCCTGGTTCCTGAGTCAACCGCTGGATATAGCCGACAGACTACCGGTTACCCTGGGATTCGTGGTAATCGCCCTCATCGGATATTCAAAGCGGCTGCTGGCACCGAGGACTCCGCTGAGCAGGTCTATGCCCCTGGGTAAGCTGCTCCTCAACCGGTTGCTGTTCGACAGGGACATCGCGGACAGAAAGGCGTGGATAAATCGGTTGCGCCCTGAAGAAGACTTGCCAGACCAGGTCATTGAGCAGCGGGAAGAGCAGTCTTAG
- a CDS encoding acyl-CoA dehydrogenase gives MDFSLTEDQKMLRTMVRDFAEKELEPIAAEIDEEARFPAESIRKAAAVGLMGTGYPEEYGGSGGGAIEQAIIFEEVARVCAATCVILIVTNELASYPLYAHGTEEQKQRYLAPLLKGEKLGAFGLTEAGAGSDVAAMVCTAVARDGGYVLNGSKLFISNGAEADIIIAFATIDRSQGYRGVTAFIVENSAPGFSVGKHERKLGIRASSTTELVFEDCFVPAENRLGDEGKGFRIALETIDASRLGIAAQAIGIAQGAFEKSLSYARERQQFGQPIASFQAIQWMLADMATQIDAARLLTHRAAYLKDQGLSYMKESAMAKLHAAETAMAVTTKAVQIHGGYGYTKDYPVERYFRDAKITEIYEGTSEMQRMTIARQLLREA, from the coding sequence ATGGACTTTTCCCTGACCGAAGACCAGAAGATGCTCCGGACAATGGTCCGGGACTTTGCCGAAAAGGAGCTGGAGCCGATTGCCGCCGAGATAGACGAAGAGGCCAGGTTCCCTGCCGAGAGTATACGGAAGGCAGCCGCTGTCGGGCTGATGGGTACCGGCTATCCGGAGGAGTACGGCGGGAGCGGCGGCGGGGCGATTGAGCAGGCCATTATCTTCGAGGAGGTGGCCCGTGTCTGTGCCGCCACCTGTGTAATTCTGATTGTTACCAACGAGCTTGCCAGCTACCCGCTGTATGCCCACGGTACGGAAGAGCAGAAACAGCGGTACCTGGCACCGCTGCTGAAGGGTGAGAAGCTGGGGGCTTTCGGGTTGACCGAGGCCGGTGCCGGCAGTGATGTCGCCGCTATGGTATGCACGGCAGTGGCACGGGATGGCGGATATGTCCTCAATGGCAGCAAGCTGTTCATCAGCAACGGTGCCGAGGCGGACATCATCATTGCGTTTGCTACCATTGACCGGTCTCAGGGATACCGGGGTGTGACCGCATTTATCGTTGAGAATAGTGCTCCGGGATTCTCGGTGGGTAAGCACGAACGCAAGCTGGGTATTCGTGCTTCCTCGACAACGGAGCTGGTGTTCGAGGACTGCTTTGTGCCTGCGGAGAACCGGCTTGGTGACGAAGGCAAGGGTTTTCGGATAGCACTGGAGACGATTGACGCCAGCCGGCTGGGCATTGCGGCGCAGGCGATAGGGATTGCCCAGGGAGCGTTTGAGAAGTCGCTGTCCTATGCCAGGGAGCGGCAGCAGTTCGGCCAACCGATTGCCAGTTTCCAGGCGATTCAGTGGATGCTGGCTGATATGGCGACCCAGATTGATGCCGCACGGCTGCTGACACATCGGGCGGCCTATCTCAAAGACCAGGGACTATCCTATATGAAAGAATCGGCCATGGCCAAGTTGCATGCCGCCGAGACGGCGATGGCCGTTACCACAAAGGCGGTCCAGATACACGGCGGCTACGGCTACACCAAGGACTACCCTGTGGAGCGCTATTTCCGTGACGCTAAAATCACGGAGATATACGAGGGTACCTCGGAAATGCAGCGGATGACGATTGCCCGGCAACTGCTCAGGGAGGCCTGA
- a CDS encoding long-chain-fatty-acid--CoA ligase, with translation MNTTEFLTIANAICPDKDAMVFEENRFTFNQLNERVNRLANALLGMGVQKGDRVALLHVNGNQCVETYFAVGKIGGIYVPLNFRAKSNELTYMLNTAEANTVFAGERYIELVDSIKSELSTVRNYISIEGIHDGYTYYEDIISSASDEEVFTEIDDGDTTILMFTAGTTGFPKGVMLSHNSFSIYVLENVTPADPVSEEKNILTVPLYHVAGIQAMMAAIYGGRTLVMERQFEPAEWMGLVQDEKVGRAMMVPTMLKQLMDHPGFGNYDLSSMQVITYGAAPMPLPVIRKAMELFPGVSFINAFGQTETASTITTLSPADHVIEGTEEEKEKKLKRLGSIGRPMSDVEMKIIDEEGNDLPVGEVGEIVARGPRAMSGYWKEDEKTAKTIDKDGWVHTGDMAYMDEDNYFFLAGRNTDMIIRGGENISPEEVEGVLHEHPKIEEAAVIGIPDDDWGEVPMCIVVLKKGEKATEAEIIEHCRAALASYKRPRSVSFTDELPRNQMGKVLKRVLREQYGESK, from the coding sequence ATGAATACTACGGAGTTCCTGACCATAGCGAATGCAATCTGTCCGGACAAAGATGCAATGGTCTTTGAGGAAAACAGGTTCACCTTCAACCAGTTGAACGAACGGGTGAACCGGCTGGCCAACGCTTTGCTTGGGATGGGTGTGCAGAAGGGTGACCGGGTTGCATTACTGCACGTCAATGGCAACCAGTGCGTGGAGACCTACTTTGCCGTTGGTAAGATTGGCGGGATATATGTACCGCTCAACTTCAGAGCGAAATCGAACGAGCTTACCTACATGCTCAACACTGCGGAAGCAAACACCGTTTTTGCAGGTGAACGGTACATAGAGCTGGTGGACTCCATAAAATCCGAGCTGAGCACGGTCCGGAACTACATCTCCATTGAAGGCATACATGACGGCTACACGTATTACGAGGATATAATATCCTCGGCAAGCGATGAAGAGGTATTCACCGAAATCGATGATGGTGATACTACGATACTGATGTTCACCGCCGGTACCACCGGTTTCCCCAAGGGCGTCATGCTGTCCCACAACAGCTTCTCCATCTACGTACTCGAGAACGTTACCCCGGCCGACCCGGTGAGCGAGGAGAAGAACATACTCACCGTACCTCTGTATCATGTTGCCGGAATCCAGGCGATGATGGCGGCAATCTACGGGGGCAGGACGCTGGTGATGGAGAGGCAGTTCGAGCCTGCGGAATGGATGGGACTGGTGCAGGATGAGAAGGTGGGCCGGGCTATGATGGTGCCCACTATGCTGAAGCAGCTTATGGACCATCCCGGGTTCGGTAACTATGACCTGAGCAGTATGCAGGTTATTACCTACGGTGCGGCACCAATGCCCCTGCCGGTTATCAGGAAGGCGATGGAACTCTTTCCCGGAGTCAGCTTCATTAATGCCTTCGGTCAGACCGAAACGGCATCGACCATCACAACATTGAGCCCCGCGGACCATGTCATTGAAGGTACCGAGGAAGAGAAGGAAAAGAAGCTGAAACGGCTTGGTTCTATCGGCCGACCGATGTCTGATGTCGAAATGAAAATAATCGACGAAGAGGGTAACGACCTGCCAGTGGGGGAGGTCGGTGAAATAGTCGCCCGGGGACCCAGGGCCATGAGCGGGTACTGGAAGGAAGACGAGAAGACCGCCAAGACAATAGACAAAGATGGCTGGGTCCATACCGGTGACATGGCCTACATGGATGAGGATAACTACTTCTTCCTGGCGGGACGCAATACCGACATGATTATCCGCGGTGGCGAGAACATCTCCCCGGAGGAAGTAGAGGGCGTGCTCCATGAGCATCCCAAGATTGAGGAAGCGGCCGTTATCGGTATCCCTGATGATGACTGGGGTGAAGTCCCGATGTGTATCGTTGTCCTCAAGAAGGGTGAGAAGGCTACCGAGGCGGAAATAATCGAGCACTGCCGCGCTGCGCTGGCCAGCTACAAAAGGCCGAGGTCAGTGTCATTTACCGATGAACTACCGCGTAACCAGATGGGCAAGGTCCTGAAGCGCGTCCTGCGTGAGCAATACGGCGAAAGCAAGTAG
- a CDS encoding enoyl-CoA hydratase/isomerase family protein: MNGFETIIYEKQEGIGHIALNRPEALNAYNIQMRDELFQVLGAVRDDPDVRVVVLRGAGERAFCAGADLSEFLTAPSPAVARRVRWERDVWGLFLSINKPIIAALHGYVLGSGIEMALCCDIRIASEDAQLGVPETGLGIIPAAGGSQTLPRVAGMAHSLEMLLVGRWVGAEEARRMRLVNRVVPREDLWPTVDRLAGRIMGFNANVLSCAKQAITRGLDLSLEEGLRLEARLGACLLQETSKEAA; this comes from the coding sequence ATGAACGGTTTCGAGACGATTATATACGAAAAACAGGAAGGAATCGGCCACATTGCGCTGAACCGACCCGAAGCTCTGAATGCTTACAACATTCAGATGCGGGACGAGCTTTTTCAGGTACTGGGTGCGGTTCGGGATGACCCGGATGTCCGCGTGGTAGTGCTCAGGGGCGCCGGAGAAAGGGCCTTCTGCGCTGGTGCCGACCTGAGTGAGTTCCTCACCGCGCCGTCTCCGGCAGTTGCGCGCCGCGTGCGCTGGGAGCGCGACGTCTGGGGGCTTTTTCTGAGTATTAACAAACCGATAATCGCCGCCCTTCACGGCTATGTGCTCGGTTCGGGGATAGAGATGGCACTCTGCTGTGATATCAGAATAGCTTCGGAAGACGCCCAACTTGGTGTCCCTGAGACTGGACTGGGCATAATACCGGCCGCCGGTGGCAGCCAGACCCTTCCACGGGTGGCCGGTATGGCACATAGCCTGGAAATGCTGCTGGTCGGGCGCTGGGTCGGGGCGGAAGAAGCCCGCCGAATGAGGCTGGTGAACCGGGTGGTACCGCGGGAAGACCTGTGGCCGACGGTTGACAGGTTGGCCGGCAGAATAATGGGCTTCAATGCAAATGTGCTAAGCTGTGCAAAGCAGGCGATTACCCGGGGACTTGACCTGAGCCTGGAGGAGGGACTCCGGCTTGAGGCAAGATTGGGAGCCTGTTTATTACAAGAAACCAGTAAGGAGGCAGCATGA
- a CDS encoding DinB family protein, with product MDWQQLVTGLFLRISEELETVLEGLTVDELNQRPTPDCNSIGWLAWHLTRSHDRNVSELAGMEQLWTRDGWHARFGRAANPEETGVRHSAEDVAAFRSPDGRTVLEYHRAVVERIKQYVSGTLSESELDREAYSPTLHTTFPVSRRLVGVINEGFQHVGQAAYVRGLLKGQGWLGR from the coding sequence ATGGATTGGCAGCAGCTAGTAACGGGGCTATTCTTGCGGATATCGGAGGAACTGGAAACAGTGCTTGAGGGATTGACGGTTGATGAACTGAATCAAAGACCAACTCCCGACTGCAACAGTATAGGCTGGCTCGCCTGGCATCTGACACGCAGCCACGACAGGAATGTCTCGGAACTGGCCGGCATGGAACAACTCTGGACCAGGGATGGCTGGCATGCCAGGTTTGGCCGTGCTGCCAATCCGGAAGAAACGGGAGTCAGGCACAGTGCCGAAGACGTCGCAGCGTTCAGGTCACCCGATGGCCGGACTGTGCTGGAATACCACCGTGCCGTGGTGGAGCGGATAAAGCAATACGTGAGCGGCACGTTATCGGAGAGTGAACTTGATAGAGAGGCGTACAGTCCCACGTTACATACGACATTCCCGGTTAGCAGACGTCTGGTGGGTGTAATCAACGAAGGCTTCCAGCATGTTGGACAGGCAGCCTATGTCCGTGGTCTACTTAAAGGTCAGGGCTGGTTGGGCAGGTAG